The Achromobacter pestifer genome includes a region encoding these proteins:
- a CDS encoding ABC transporter permease, translating to MTATTATTAAGATGSARPARKFDATRLLPLIGPLALFVVWDLVVRLQLVSPVLLPTPSAAIAALAKGMAGGPLLADFLASLNRTLQAFVIAGVIGVPLGVLLGSNEKAYRSVEFLVDFFRSTPSSALIPLFLMIFGVTDMNKIAIAAFAAVLVILFNSAYGVINARKQRVMAARVMGASRWRIFKDVLIWESLQSTFVGLRSGVSMALVIVIVAEMFIGSDSGLGNRIINAQQVLNVRDMYAAILAAGALGYVLNILFLVLEKRVVHWSGR from the coding sequence ATGACCGCAACCACTGCAACGACCGCGGCCGGCGCCACCGGCTCGGCGCGCCCCGCGCGCAAATTCGACGCGACCCGCTTGCTGCCGCTGATCGGTCCGCTGGCCCTCTTCGTGGTGTGGGACCTGGTGGTGCGCCTGCAATTGGTCAGCCCCGTGCTGCTGCCCACGCCCAGCGCGGCGATCGCGGCGCTGGCCAAAGGCATGGCGGGCGGCCCGCTGCTGGCTGACTTCCTGGCGTCCCTGAACCGCACGCTGCAGGCCTTTGTCATCGCCGGCGTGATCGGCGTGCCGCTGGGCGTGCTGCTGGGCAGCAACGAGAAGGCCTACCGCAGCGTCGAATTCCTGGTGGACTTCTTCCGCTCCACGCCCTCTTCCGCGCTGATCCCGCTATTCCTGATGATCTTTGGCGTCACCGACATGAACAAGATCGCCATCGCCGCCTTCGCGGCGGTGCTGGTGATCCTGTTCAACAGCGCCTACGGCGTCATCAACGCCCGCAAGCAGCGCGTCATGGCGGCGCGCGTCATGGGCGCGTCGCGCTGGCGCATCTTCAAGGACGTGCTGATCTGGGAAAGCCTGCAATCCACCTTCGTGGGCCTGCGCAGTGGCGTGTCGATGGCGCTGGTCATCGTGATCGTGGCCGAAATGTTCATCGGCTCCGACAGCGGCCTGGGCAATCGCATCATCAACGCGCAGCAGGTGCTGAACGTGCGCGACATGTATGCGGCCATCCTCGCGGCCGGCGCGCTGGGCTATGTGCTGAACATTCTCTTTCTCGTGCTGGAAAAGCGCGTGGTCCACTGGAGCGGCCGCTGA
- a CDS encoding AtzE family amidohydrolase, which yields MSGPAQDIARQVRAGERSAMAVLDATLARVRERDPGYNCFTAITESRARQEAAAIDARRARGEALPPLAGVPYAVKNLFDIADQVTLAGARVNASNPPARRDARLVERMREAGAVLIGALNMDEHAYGFTTENSHYGACRNPHDTTRIAGGSSGGSAAAVAGGLVPLTLGSDTNGSIRVPASLCGVFGLKPTFGRLSRAGSFPFVGSLDHLGPFAASASDLAAAYDALQGTDADDVACAERPADPALAALAGGMRGLRVAVLGGYFSEWAGPQARRAVEIAARALDATAVVELQGAAQARAAAFVITAAEGGALHRRRLVTHYDYYEPLSRDRLVAGSLVPAAWAQQAQRIRHRVYREALALFEHYDVLIAPATPVPATPIGSDWLTLAGQRLPARASMGILTQPLSCIGLPVCAAPVWPEAGQDDHLPLGVQLIGAPWREADCLRAAQALQQAGIARARPL from the coding sequence GTGAGCGGCCCCGCGCAGGATATCGCGCGCCAGGTCCGCGCCGGCGAACGCAGCGCCATGGCCGTACTGGACGCCACGCTGGCGCGCGTGCGCGAGCGCGACCCGGGCTACAACTGCTTCACGGCCATCACCGAAAGCCGGGCGCGGCAGGAAGCGGCGGCCATCGACGCGCGCCGCGCCCGCGGCGAGGCGCTGCCGCCGCTGGCGGGCGTGCCCTATGCGGTCAAGAACCTGTTCGACATCGCCGACCAAGTCACCCTGGCCGGGGCGCGGGTCAACGCCTCCAACCCGCCCGCGCGGCGCGACGCCAGGCTGGTCGAGCGCATGCGCGAGGCCGGCGCGGTGCTGATCGGCGCGCTGAACATGGACGAGCACGCTTATGGCTTCACCACGGAAAACAGCCACTACGGCGCCTGCCGCAACCCGCACGACACCACCCGCATCGCCGGCGGCTCGTCCGGCGGCAGTGCCGCCGCAGTCGCGGGCGGCCTGGTGCCGCTGACGCTGGGCTCGGACACCAACGGCTCGATCCGCGTGCCCGCCTCGCTGTGCGGCGTGTTCGGCCTGAAGCCCACCTTCGGCCGCTTGTCGCGCGCCGGCTCGTTTCCGTTCGTCGGCAGCCTCGACCACCTGGGGCCGTTCGCGGCCAGCGCCAGCGACCTTGCCGCCGCCTACGACGCGCTGCAAGGCACCGACGCCGACGACGTGGCCTGCGCCGAACGCCCGGCCGACCCCGCGCTGGCGGCGCTGGCCGGCGGCATGCGCGGACTACGGGTGGCGGTGCTGGGCGGCTACTTTTCCGAATGGGCCGGACCGCAGGCCCGCCGCGCCGTCGAGATCGCGGCGCGCGCGCTGGACGCCACGGCCGTGGTCGAACTGCAGGGCGCGGCCCAGGCGCGCGCCGCCGCCTTCGTCATCACCGCGGCGGAAGGCGGCGCCCTGCATCGCCGCAGGCTCGTCACACACTACGACTACTACGAACCGCTGTCGCGCGACCGGCTGGTCGCAGGCAGCCTCGTGCCCGCGGCCTGGGCGCAGCAGGCGCAGCGCATCCGCCATCGCGTCTATCGCGAAGCGCTGGCGCTGTTCGAGCACTACGACGTGCTGATCGCCCCCGCCACCCCGGTGCCGGCCACGCCCATCGGCTCGGACTGGCTGACGCTGGCCGGCCAGCGGCTGCCGGCCCGCGCCAGCATGGGCATCCTGACGCAGCCGCTGTCATGCATCGGCCTGCCGGTCTGCGCCGCGCCGGTCTGGCCCGAAGCCGGACAGGACGACCACCTGCCGCTGGGCGTGCAGCTGATCGGCGCGCCCTGGCGCGAAGCCGATTGCCTGCGCGCGGCGCAGGCGCTGCAACAGGCCGGCATTGCCCGCGCCCGCCCTCTTTGA
- a CDS encoding DUF4089 domain-containing protein, which produces MTQETIDQYVRSALALAGYALREQAVAEVTQQFARIQDIAAGFVDEPLAVELESAAVFRP; this is translated from the coding sequence ATGACCCAGGAAACCATCGACCAATACGTGCGCAGCGCCCTGGCGCTGGCTGGCTATGCCTTGCGCGAGCAGGCGGTGGCCGAAGTGACGCAGCAATTCGCGCGCATCCAGGACATCGCGGCCGGCTTCGTCGATGAGCCGCTGGCCGTGGAGCTGGAATCGGCCGCGGTGTTCCGTCCGTGA
- a CDS encoding ABC transporter ATP-binding protein, with product MSIVLNPTIAPGPAAAPFEPGPLGTHITIRGLTKYFAGWPLYEDFNLDIPKGKIVSVFGPNGCGKSTLINMIAGLIPIDSGEILFDGKSLAQTKIGYVFQNYREAMFPWLRTIDNIAYPLRLEGRGKAEVDARVEELVASFDVKFDLNRYPYELSGGQQQTASIMRALAPGPEVLFLDEPFSALDFEMTLFIREKLQEVFMQTGTTMLLVSHDLEEAVYLADQVLLLTKRPTRVAEILDYRDARPRTVETLSEPSFIQMKKLSLEIFQREVRK from the coding sequence ATGTCCATCGTCCTCAATCCCACCATCGCCCCCGGCCCCGCCGCCGCTCCGTTCGAGCCCGGTCCGCTGGGCACCCACATCACCATACGCGGGCTGACCAAGTACTTCGCCGGCTGGCCGTTGTACGAGGACTTCAACCTCGACATCCCCAAGGGCAAGATCGTGTCGGTGTTCGGCCCCAACGGCTGCGGCAAGTCCACGCTGATCAACATGATCGCCGGCCTGATTCCCATCGACTCGGGCGAGATCCTGTTCGACGGCAAGTCGCTGGCGCAGACCAAGATCGGCTACGTCTTCCAGAACTACCGCGAAGCCATGTTCCCGTGGCTGCGCACCATCGACAACATCGCCTATCCGCTGCGCCTGGAAGGTCGCGGCAAGGCCGAGGTGGACGCGCGGGTCGAAGAGCTGGTGGCCTCGTTCGACGTCAAGTTCGACCTGAACCGCTACCCCTACGAACTGTCCGGCGGACAGCAGCAGACCGCCTCGATCATGCGGGCGCTGGCGCCGGGACCGGAAGTGCTGTTCCTGGACGAGCCCTTCTCCGCGCTGGATTTCGAAATGACGCTGTTCATCCGCGAAAAGCTGCAGGAGGTCTTCATGCAGACCGGCACCACCATGCTGCTGGTGTCGCACGATCTGGAGGAAGCCGTGTACCTGGCCGACCAGGTGCTGCTGCTGACCAAGCGGCCGACCCGGGTCGCGGAGATCCTGGACTACCGCGACGCGCGTCCGCGCACCGTGGAAACGCTGTCCGAGCCCAGCTTCATCCAGATGAAGAAACTCAGCCTGGAAATCTTCCAGCGCGAAGTGCGCAAGTAA